A part of Agrobacterium vitis genomic DNA contains:
- a CDS encoding ABC transporter ATP-binding protein, whose protein sequence is MAQLTLDRVSKQFPGSTAVDAFSLHVEDGELVCLLGPSGSGKSTLLRMIGGFEAPTSGVIRIDGQDVTHLPPERRPTGMVFQSHALWTHMNVFKNIAFGLKLRGMARSEIADRVEAALAMVGLKDYGQRQTYQLSGGQQQRVALARSLVLEPKILLLDEPFASLDQHLRERLREEVRDIQQRLGITTLFVTHGQDEALALADRIVVMRTGRAEQIAPPDRVYREPETEFVAGFIGQMNFIPGMMRRGAFTHIDLSLTVDSDTNPEDGDAVLAVRPEALHLSPTDRADAAFVCRAIDFGSHLMVDLQLGDGTRVKAMTEPGTGWQKGDRAELQVRAFRVFRHNRVICVSQTADRLRSLANV, encoded by the coding sequence ATGGCCCAACTGACCCTTGACCGCGTTTCAAAGCAATTTCCCGGCTCGACCGCCGTCGATGCGTTCTCGTTGCATGTGGAGGATGGTGAGCTGGTCTGCCTGCTCGGTCCTTCCGGTTCGGGCAAATCGACGCTGCTGCGGATGATTGGCGGTTTCGAAGCGCCAACCAGCGGCGTAATTCGGATCGACGGCCAGGATGTCACCCATCTGCCACCGGAACGGCGCCCGACCGGCATGGTCTTTCAAAGCCATGCACTCTGGACCCATATGAATGTGTTCAAGAACATCGCCTTCGGCCTGAAACTGCGCGGCATGGCGAGGAGCGAAATCGCTGATCGGGTCGAGGCAGCGCTCGCCATGGTCGGGTTGAAGGATTACGGCCAGCGCCAGACCTATCAACTCTCGGGCGGCCAGCAGCAGAGAGTGGCACTTGCCCGCTCGCTGGTGCTGGAGCCGAAAATCCTGCTGCTCGATGAACCCTTTGCAAGCCTCGACCAGCATTTGCGTGAACGGCTGCGTGAGGAAGTGCGCGATATCCAGCAACGGCTTGGCATTACCACCCTGTTCGTCACCCATGGCCAGGACGAAGCGCTGGCATTGGCCGACCGTATTGTCGTGATGCGGACTGGGCGTGCCGAGCAGATTGCTCCGCCGGACCGGGTCTACCGCGAACCGGAAACCGAATTTGTCGCAGGCTTTATCGGCCAGATGAATTTCATTCCTGGCATGATGCGCCGGGGCGCATTCACCCATATCGATCTTTCCCTGACGGTCGATTCCGATACCAATCCAGAGGATGGCGACGCCGTGCTGGCCGTTCGGCCGGAAGCCCTGCATCTGTCGCCCACCGACCGGGCTGATGCAGCCTTCGTTTGCCGAGCCATCGATTTTGGCAGCCATCTCATGGTCGATCTTCAACTCGGTGATGGCACGCGGGTAAAGGCCATGACCGAACCGGGAACCGGCTGGCAAAAAGGCGACCGCGCCGAATTGCAGGTCAGGGCTTTCCGGGTTTTTCGCCACAATAGGGTGATCTGTGTGTCCCAGACCGCCGATAGATTAAGGAGTCTGGCCAATGTCTGA
- a CDS encoding ABC transporter permease → MRVGSIDWTGLAFAGLLTLFIALPLLVVGTWAFTEVWRYPSVIPQQFGLRFWFLTLGRADVWEALFLSLRLTATVTLLSAVICLPAAYAFARMKFPGRNLLFLSFLASHAFPKFGLLVAIAAIFLKLHLISTFWGVALIQLVGTLMLMIWIPVAAFQNVDRRMEEAARDAGARPLRVFWSITLPQAAPTIFAALLLTFVSTFYETEGAWLIGAPQVRTMPVLMVSFINNQMVVQYGAVLSVMLWVPSFLALIFARRAIGTGAFAKGFGA, encoded by the coding sequence ATGAGAGTAGGCAGCATCGACTGGACAGGCCTTGCTTTCGCAGGCCTCCTCACGCTGTTTATCGCCCTGCCGCTGCTGGTGGTCGGCACCTGGGCCTTTACCGAGGTCTGGCGCTACCCATCGGTCATCCCGCAGCAGTTCGGTTTGCGTTTCTGGTTCCTGACGCTTGGCCGCGCCGATGTCTGGGAAGCGCTGTTCCTCAGCCTGCGCCTCACCGCCACGGTGACGCTGCTGTCGGCGGTGATCTGCCTTCCGGCGGCCTATGCCTTTGCCCGCATGAAATTTCCGGGCCGCAATCTGCTGTTCCTGTCTTTTCTCGCCTCGCATGCCTTCCCCAAATTCGGTCTGCTGGTGGCCATTGCGGCGATTTTCCTGAAGCTGCATCTGATCAGCACCTTCTGGGGCGTGGCGCTGATCCAATTGGTCGGCACGCTGATGCTGATGATCTGGATACCGGTTGCCGCCTTCCAGAATGTCGATCGTCGGATGGAAGAAGCGGCCCGTGACGCGGGCGCCCGGCCCTTGCGCGTTTTCTGGTCGATCACTCTGCCGCAGGCAGCGCCGACGATCTTTGCCGCCCTGCTGCTAACCTTCGTCAGCACGTTTTACGAAACCGAAGGCGCCTGGCTGATCGGCGCGCCGCAGGTCCGTACCATGCCTGTCCTGATGGTGTCCTTCATCAACAATCAGATGGTGGTGCAATATGGCGCGGTGCTCTCGGTCATGCTGTGGGTTCCCTCCTTCCTCGCGCTGATCTTTGCCCGCCGAGCCATCGGCACAGGCGCATTCGCCAAGGGCTTTGGCGCCTGA
- a CDS encoding ABC transporter permease: MSAPSSLPLAEGRKAKAGRGLTGLLLVALPILLLGWLIIYPIISAVIGTIVVAEPEGGWHVSTASYRFFFSDTYSLRNLGITLWTTAVCGVVLLLIGVPIALYLRFSSGRLAAYVQALAIFPMFVPSIILSYALIRTIGPNGTVDILLHAIGLPKLPTPYLTPWGPVIGLVWDNLPLTVLMLTAGLSAISNNAVEAARDAGARPVQVFIHIILPRMANSFLVATSFAILGIFSAFTLPYLLGPASPEMMGPFMQRTFADLNDPLNATTQAVISFGFCLFFGAFYVYSIARNQERTR; encoded by the coding sequence ATGAGCGCGCCCAGTTCGCTGCCGCTCGCTGAAGGGCGGAAGGCAAAAGCCGGACGCGGGCTGACTGGCCTGCTTCTGGTCGCTCTTCCTATCCTGCTCTTGGGCTGGCTGATCATTTATCCGATCATCTCGGCCGTGATCGGCACAATTGTCGTGGCAGAACCAGAGGGCGGGTGGCACGTTTCTACCGCGTCCTACCGGTTCTTCTTCAGTGACACCTACAGCCTGCGCAATCTCGGTATCACCCTCTGGACCACTGCGGTCTGTGGCGTGGTGCTGCTGTTGATCGGCGTGCCGATTGCGCTCTATCTGCGCTTTTCCTCCGGCAGGCTGGCCGCTTATGTACAAGCACTGGCGATCTTTCCGATGTTCGTGCCATCGATCATTCTTTCCTATGCGCTGATCCGCACCATAGGCCCGAATGGCACAGTGGATATCCTGCTCCACGCCATAGGCCTGCCGAAACTGCCAACGCCCTATCTGACGCCCTGGGGTCCGGTGATCGGTCTGGTCTGGGACAATCTGCCTTTGACCGTGCTGATGCTGACGGCGGGTCTCAGCGCCATTTCAAACAATGCGGTCGAGGCGGCGCGCGATGCCGGTGCAAGGCCCGTGCAGGTGTTTATCCATATCATCCTGCCGCGCATGGCCAATTCCTTCCTGGTCGCCACTTCCTTTGCCATTCTCGGAATATTTTCGGCCTTTACCCTGCCCTATCTGCTCGGCCCGGCCTCGCCGGAAATGATGGGGCCTTTTATGCAGCGGACGTTTGCCGATCTGAACGATCCGCTGAACGCCACAACGCAGGCGGTGATCAGCTTTGGCTTTTGCCTGTTCTTCGGCGCGTTCTATGTCTATTCGATTGCCAGAAATCAGGAGCGAACACGATGA
- a CDS encoding extracellular solute-binding protein — protein MNRRDFLLASCASAGLAAMPNFVFAAGKEINVYSGSDANIIDFWNNIVRPSFEKANSDLTIKVIDAGDNNGLRAIGDRALAALKSNSDPQADLFEAFNPRLPTGSIDAGLWVAFSEKNVPNFGRVNPMAIDLSQSLPYRGSQVLLAYDSTKLDPKDAPKTWEQLTAWIKANPGQFIYNRPDKGGSGGNFVRRAIHEANGRDPNKFTVGNYTAEAAEKALPPSWKILNDLAPSLYEKGAYTSGNSQSIQLLAQGVVTMVPIWSDQALQSIAQGVLPDTTRLVQLTDLALCGDFARLTVFSNGANKDAALKLANVLLSEEIQSAIITELGGFPGVSWEYISKDLREKYADVIPASIPTFPNGDWEMAVNDGWFRNVAPGLARG, from the coding sequence ATGAACAGACGCGACTTTCTGCTAGCTTCCTGTGCAAGCGCAGGCCTGGCCGCCATGCCAAATTTTGTCTTTGCTGCGGGCAAGGAAATCAATGTCTATAGCGGCTCCGATGCCAATATTATCGACTTCTGGAACAACATCGTCCGCCCGAGCTTCGAGAAGGCCAATAGCGACCTGACGATCAAAGTGATCGATGCCGGCGATAATAACGGTCTGCGGGCGATTGGCGACCGCGCCCTCGCCGCCTTGAAATCCAACAGCGATCCGCAGGCCGACCTGTTTGAAGCCTTCAATCCACGCCTGCCAACCGGCTCCATCGATGCCGGTCTCTGGGTCGCATTTTCCGAGAAGAATGTCCCCAATTTCGGCCGCGTCAACCCGATGGCCATCGACCTGTCGCAGTCGCTTCCCTATCGTGGCTCGCAGGTTCTTCTGGCCTATGACAGCACCAAGCTCGATCCGAAGGACGCGCCGAAGACCTGGGAACAGCTGACTGCCTGGATCAAGGCCAATCCCGGCCAGTTTATCTACAACCGCCCCGACAAGGGCGGTTCGGGCGGAAATTTTGTTCGCCGCGCTATTCACGAAGCCAATGGCCGTGACCCGAACAAATTCACTGTTGGCAATTATACAGCGGAAGCGGCGGAAAAGGCCTTGCCGCCGAGCTGGAAGATCCTCAACGATCTTGCTCCATCGCTCTATGAAAAGGGGGCCTATACCTCCGGCAATTCGCAATCGATCCAGCTGCTTGCCCAAGGCGTCGTCACCATGGTGCCGATCTGGTCCGATCAGGCGCTCCAGTCGATTGCCCAGGGCGTATTACCCGACACGACACGGCTGGTGCAGCTGACGGATCTGGCGCTTTGCGGTGATTTTGCCCGCCTGACCGTATTTTCCAACGGCGCCAACAAGGATGCCGCCCTGAAGCTCGCCAATGTCCTGCTGTCTGAAGAAATCCAGTCGGCAATCATCACCGAGCTCGGTGGCTTTCCGGGTGTGTCCTGGGAGTATATTTCCAAGGACCTGCGCGAGAAATATGCCGATGTCATTCCCGCGTCGATCCCAACATTCCCCAACGGCGATTGGGAAATGGCGGTCAATGACGGCTGGTTCCGCAATGTCGCGCCAGGCCTGGCGCGGGGTTGA
- a CDS encoding nucleotidyltransferase family protein produces the protein MSEPKAVSTAIVVLAAGQARRMGGNAHKLLALFDGVSLIRRVVAISLESRAASVAVVTGYRRVEVEACLADLPVTIRFNAGFAEGMASSLITGLNAPDVADKDGVMVVLGDMPGLMASHLDALISAFERADGRAIIRAVSGEMPGNPVILPGSLRPALLSLTGDKGAKAIIAESALPVINVDIGPAALVDVDTPDAVLAAGGVLNG, from the coding sequence ATGTCGGAACCGAAAGCAGTCAGCACCGCCATTGTCGTTCTCGCCGCCGGACAGGCGCGCCGGATGGGCGGTAATGCACATAAGCTTCTGGCGCTCTTTGATGGCGTCTCGCTCATCCGCCGCGTCGTGGCGATCAGCCTTGAGAGCCGGGCGGCATCCGTTGCCGTCGTCACCGGTTATCGACGGGTGGAGGTGGAGGCCTGCCTTGCAGACCTGCCCGTCACAATCCGCTTCAATGCCGGGTTTGCCGAGGGCATGGCGTCCTCGCTGATCACGGGGCTAAACGCTCCAGATGTGGCTGACAAGGATGGCGTCATGGTCGTGCTCGGCGATATGCCCGGACTGATGGCATCCCATCTGGATGCGCTGATCTCAGCATTCGAGCGGGCGGATGGCCGGGCCATCATCCGTGCCGTGTCAGGTGAGATGCCGGGCAACCCGGTTATTCTACCGGGATCGCTTCGCCCGGCATTGCTGTCGTTGACGGGCGACAAGGGCGCCAAGGCGATTATCGCTGAAAGCGCGCTGCCGGTGATCAATGTCGATATCGGCCCGGCTGCCCTTGTCGATGTCGATACGCCAGACGCCGTTCTGGCGGCTGGCGGAGTGTTGAACGGCTAA
- a CDS encoding mannonate dehydratase: MYLGTQVGARDDDDYRVFAQLGLKHICADPPGDPRSWTLSDIERHRDKVESFGLILDMLQLPLPSSPIERASYPDILLAGPDRDRQIDAVCKMIENLAAAGIPAAKYNLNLIGIPRTPMEKGRGGSMNESFRWDKADQAAAPGLAGVLSEDENWERIDYFLERVVPVAESNKVRLACHPHDPYTPPGYKGVTRVLGTVEGLKKFVQMRESPYHGLNFCQGSIGEMLDNPREEIDDIIRWFGTRGKIFNVHFRNISGGKLSFMETFPDEGDMDMVRSVKIYHEVGYQYMLMPDHVPTISGRDPTGVAFAFCYGYIAALLESLNSART, encoded by the coding sequence ATGTATTTAGGAACGCAGGTTGGCGCGCGAGACGACGACGATTATCGGGTGTTTGCGCAATTGGGCCTGAAGCATATCTGCGCCGATCCACCGGGCGATCCACGCAGCTGGACACTTTCCGATATCGAGCGCCATCGCGACAAGGTGGAAAGCTTTGGTCTGATTCTGGACATGCTGCAATTGCCCTTGCCCTCCAGCCCAATCGAAAGAGCGTCCTATCCGGACATCCTGTTGGCCGGCCCAGACCGTGACCGCCAGATTGATGCGGTCTGCAAGATGATTGAGAATCTGGCCGCAGCCGGAATTCCGGCGGCAAAATACAATCTCAACCTGATCGGCATTCCCCGCACGCCGATGGAAAAAGGCCGCGGCGGCTCAATGAATGAAAGCTTCCGCTGGGACAAGGCCGATCAGGCCGCAGCACCGGGTCTGGCTGGCGTTCTTTCCGAGGATGAAAATTGGGAGCGGATCGATTATTTCCTGGAACGGGTTGTGCCGGTTGCCGAAAGCAACAAGGTGCGCCTGGCTTGCCATCCGCACGATCCCTACACACCGCCTGGCTATAAAGGCGTAACCCGGGTCCTTGGCACGGTGGAGGGCCTGAAAAAATTCGTGCAGATGCGCGAAAGCCCCTATCACGGCCTAAATTTCTGCCAGGGATCAATCGGTGAAATGCTGGATAATCCGCGCGAGGAGATCGACGATATCATTCGCTGGTTCGGAACGCGCGGCAAGATCTTCAACGTCCACTTCCGCAATATCAGCGGTGGCAAACTCTCCTTCATGGAAACCTTTCCCGATGAAGGCGATATGGACATGGTTCGGTCGGTCAAGATCTATCACGAAGTCGGCTACCAATACATGCTGATGCCGGATCATGTTCCCACCATCAGCGGCCGGGACCCAACCGGCGTCGCTTTCGCCTTCTGCTACGGCTATATCGCCGCGCTGCTTGAAAGCTTGAATTCGGCAAGAACGTAA
- a CDS encoding FAD-dependent oxidoreductase: MASVAIIGSGISGLSAAYSLDKDFDVHVFEQDDRPGGHASTVVVSDPLGDVGVDTGFMVFNPPNYPKLTKFFAELNVPLTEHFGGFNFFDVDAGTYYGTEEFEKDEAYVRANYGPEFISVWEQADRLLREAPRHIMEGKCQIPLEEYLRTYGYTDDFINGYMIQISCSYWSVPVEVTLNSPAVMVIGMFLNHGKDGLGGKGVKWLAVKGGAKGYLDILIGGLKRPPRLNAVVTSVRAVAGGVEVETGGSWEKFDYAIVATHADQALKLLDNPSAKQREILETFRYNRCRTVLHTDSSVIPVPPDRWKSWNYGCLTVNGRRQPYLIYHMNSIQGFKAERDYFVSLDSPLPIDPAKVIKTFDYEHPIITIESSKMQERLPSINDDGPIYFAGSYFSVRDLGPDFVGFHESGVYSGTRAARIVKRHASAPTGATA, from the coding sequence GTGGCATCTGTCGCTATCATTGGTTCCGGCATTTCCGGACTGAGTGCAGCTTATTCGCTTGATAAAGACTTTGACGTTCATGTTTTCGAGCAGGACGACCGGCCTGGTGGGCATGCAAGTACAGTGGTCGTTTCCGATCCATTGGGTGATGTCGGCGTAGATACGGGCTTTATGGTATTTAATCCGCCCAATTATCCGAAGCTTACCAAGTTTTTTGCTGAGCTGAATGTGCCGCTGACCGAGCATTTCGGTGGTTTCAATTTCTTCGATGTCGATGCTGGTACCTATTACGGCACGGAGGAATTTGAGAAGGATGAGGCTTATGTTCGGGCGAATTATGGGCCGGAATTCATTTCCGTCTGGGAGCAGGCGGATCGCTTGCTGAGAGAGGCGCCTCGCCATATCATGGAAGGCAAGTGTCAAATTCCATTGGAAGAATATCTCCGTACCTATGGGTATACTGACGACTTTATCAATGGTTACATGATCCAGATTTCCTGCTCGTACTGGTCTGTGCCTGTTGAAGTTACATTGAATTCTCCCGCGGTCATGGTCATCGGTATGTTCCTCAATCATGGCAAGGACGGCCTTGGGGGCAAGGGTGTGAAGTGGCTGGCTGTCAAGGGTGGCGCCAAGGGCTATCTTGATATCCTGATTGGTGGCCTCAAGCGTCCACCAAGGTTGAATGCGGTGGTAACGTCCGTGCGTGCTGTTGCAGGTGGTGTAGAGGTTGAAACCGGCGGAAGCTGGGAAAAATTCGACTATGCCATTGTCGCCACTCATGCCGATCAGGCTTTGAAATTACTCGACAATCCAAGCGCCAAACAGCGCGAAATTCTTGAGACGTTTCGTTACAATCGTTGCCGCACAGTTCTCCATACCGATTCATCCGTGATACCTGTGCCGCCGGACAGGTGGAAAAGTTGGAACTACGGTTGTCTGACGGTGAATGGCAGACGGCAGCCCTATCTCATCTATCATATGAATTCGATTCAAGGGTTTAAGGCGGAGCGGGACTATTTCGTATCGTTGGATAGTCCGCTGCCGATCGATCCTGCCAAGGTGATCAAGACGTTCGATTACGAGCATCCGATCATTACCATTGAAAGCAGCAAAATGCAGGAGCGCCTGCCGTCAATCAATGACGATGGTCCGATTTATTTTGCAGGTTCATACTTCTCTGTCAGAGATCTCGGTCCGGATTTCGTCGGCTTCCACGAAAGTGGCGTCTATTCCGGCACACGGGCGGCGCGCATTGTGAAGCGCCATGCCTCAGCTCCAACAGGAGCGACGGCGTAA
- a CDS encoding DUF2269 family protein, with product MSEVLLFTHVFAATMFLGNIVVTAVWKMIADRSSDLAILRYAIKLVFLTDYVFTFGGAVLLSATGGYMARSYGMSFLDTPWLLYGVGCFLLSGLSWMLGLIPNQIRQRRLLNQASDFDAIAKPFRALARRWYFWGTLANLFAICALFFMVTR from the coding sequence ATGTCGGAAGTGCTCCTGTTCACTCATGTTTTTGCCGCAACAATGTTCCTCGGTAATATTGTTGTAACAGCCGTATGGAAAATGATTGCAGATCGAAGCAGTGATCTTGCTATACTGAGATATGCGATAAAATTGGTTTTTTTGACCGATTATGTATTTACATTTGGCGGCGCTGTACTCTTGTCTGCGACTGGCGGATACATGGCTCGCAGCTACGGTATGAGTTTCCTCGACACGCCGTGGTTGCTGTATGGGGTGGGCTGTTTTCTCCTGTCGGGCCTGTCCTGGATGTTGGGGCTGATCCCCAACCAGATCCGCCAGCGAAGGCTTCTCAACCAGGCATCGGATTTCGATGCGATTGCCAAGCCGTTCCGCGCCTTGGCCAGGCGTTGGTATTTCTGGGGAACCCTCGCCAATCTTTTCGCGATCTGTGCCTTGTTTTTCATGGTCACGCGGTGA
- a CDS encoding acyl carrier protein: MSDVQTKFSYAEAKTWLVEKFAYKLSVPASEIDVNKIFTDFGLDSTETLVLAGEMEQWLGFELPPTAMWYHPTIEKLAHYLVEAKDLFEKGEL, from the coding sequence ATGTCTGACGTTCAAACCAAGTTCAGCTACGCAGAAGCCAAGACCTGGCTGGTCGAAAAATTCGCCTACAAGCTCTCTGTGCCTGCATCGGAAATCGATGTGAACAAGATCTTCACCGATTTCGGCCTGGATTCCACCGAGACATTGGTGCTCGCAGGGGAAATGGAACAGTGGCTCGGCTTCGAATTGCCGCCGACGGCCATGTGGTACCACCCGACAATCGAGAAACTGGCCCATTACCTCGTCGAGGCGAAGGATCTCTTCGAAAAAGGCGAACTCTGA
- a CDS encoding alpha/beta fold hydrolase encodes MPKSASELAHRDNAGMTVVCVHPGGMPIRSYIQLAERMTGYSWHLVELSLNKRYASALGKTDLPEGILGEIADEAIADLGEVWNTERLCLLGWSFGGVLACEMASRRTDGACGAVLLDSIAPRLFNGVMDGTQTERLITLSRSQVVRVRWFTDYMRALKRVVWEVAGSDAHRLAEDDLIELMRLQLIANGGLPETTSFVGFSKVYREFSRGMNRNIAIILAHKPQSYGFPVHLVRSDYPLYEIFHLHEDMGWGQLAPNLSVSNLPLGHYEMLLEQQALDHISTHIENISHRLI; translated from the coding sequence ATGCCGAAGTCTGCAAGTGAACTTGCCCATCGTGACAATGCCGGGATGACAGTGGTTTGCGTCCATCCCGGCGGAATGCCCATCCGCAGTTACATACAGCTTGCAGAGCGGATGACCGGTTATTCCTGGCACCTGGTCGAGCTCTCTCTCAACAAGCGCTACGCCTCGGCGCTGGGCAAGACCGATCTTCCCGAAGGCATTCTCGGGGAGATCGCCGATGAGGCAATCGCCGATTTGGGAGAGGTTTGGAACACCGAGCGGCTCTGTCTGCTGGGTTGGTCTTTCGGAGGCGTGCTGGCTTGCGAGATGGCAAGCCGGCGTACGGACGGTGCTTGCGGCGCAGTCCTGCTCGACAGCATCGCGCCACGCTTGTTCAATGGCGTGATGGATGGGACGCAGACAGAGCGGTTGATAACCCTCAGCCGTTCACAAGTGGTCAGGGTCCGCTGGTTCACGGACTATATGCGGGCGCTGAAACGGGTCGTCTGGGAAGTGGCAGGCAGCGATGCCCATCGCCTGGCGGAAGACGATCTGATCGAGCTGATGCGTCTTCAATTGATCGCCAATGGCGGCCTGCCCGAAACCACCAGCTTTGTCGGATTTTCCAAAGTCTACCGGGAATTTTCGCGGGGGATGAACCGCAATATCGCGATCATTCTTGCCCATAAGCCGCAATCCTACGGTTTTCCCGTGCATCTGGTGCGGTCGGATTACCCATTATACGAAATATTTCATCTGCATGAAGACATGGGATGGGGGCAATTGGCGCCCAATCTCTCGGTCTCGAACCTGCCGCTGGGCCATTACGAAATGTTGCTGGAGCAACAGGCCCTGGATCACATTTCAACACATATTGAAAATATATCGCACCGTTTGATTTGA